The proteins below come from a single Aegilops tauschii subsp. strangulata cultivar AL8/78 chromosome 6, Aet v6.0, whole genome shotgun sequence genomic window:
- the LOC109767501 gene encoding protein phosphatase 1 regulatory inhibitor subunit PPP1R7 homolog — protein sequence MASGEGTGDSNAAGAGMEVPEVELCLDLTSCQLHDLSEVEIPPTLEELDLTANRLTAVDPRIGHLPRLRKLSFRQNLLDDDAVAPLFTWDAIAGLQEIVLRDNKLIKIPDASIFKGLLVFDVSFNELSSLNGLSKVSSTVKELYFSKNEVPKMEELEHFHALELLELGSNRLRVMENLETLTNLQELWLGRNRIRTINLCGLKSIKKISLQSNRLTSMNGLQECVALEELYLSHNGIQKMEGLSMLQNLRVLDVSSNKLTAIEDIEPLTRLEDLWLNDNQIPSLSGIESALSGSREKLTTIYLERNPCAKTPNYSSTLKEMFPNLEQIDSDMLA from the exons ATGGCCTCCGGCGAAGGCACCGGAGATTCGAACGCTGCGGGGGCAGGGATGGAGGTGCCGGAGGTGGAGTTGTGCCTCGACCTCACGAGCTGCCAGCTGCACGATCTGAGTGAGGTGGAGATCCCGCCCACCCTGGAGGAGCTGGACCTTACGGCGAACCGTCTCACCGCAGTCGACCCCCGGATCGGCCACCTCCCTCGCCTCCGCAAACTCTCGTTCCGCCAGAATCTCCTCGACGACGACGCCGTCGCGCCCCTCTTCACCTGGGATGCCATCGCTGGCTTACAG GAGATAGTCCTTAGAGATAACAAGCTTATAAAGATCCCCGATGCCAGCATCTTCAAGGGTCTTCTGGTGTTTGATGTTTCTTTCAATGAGTTGTCGTCCTTAAATGGGTTATCCAAGGTTTCCAGCACAGTGAAAGAACTCTACTTTTCGAAGAATGAGGTTCCAAAGATGGAAGAACTTGAACATTTCCATGCATTAGAATTGCTTGAACTTGGTAGCAACAGATTAAGG GTGATGGAAAATCTGGAAACTTTGACAAATCTACAGGAGTTATGGCTCGGAAGAAACCGGATCCGGACTATCAACTTATGTGGGTTGAAATCAATCAAAAAAATAAGTCTGCAAAGCAACAGGCTAACTTCAATGAATGGCTTACAA GAATGTGTTGCGTTAGAGGAACTGTATCTCAGCCATAATGGAATCCAAAAGATGGAAGGCCTTTCTATGTTACAGAACCTTCGTGTTTTAGATGTTTCATCTAACAAACTAACCGCTATCGAAGATATTGAGCCATTAACCAG GTTAGAGGACTTGTGGTTGAATGACAACCAAATACCATCACTGTCTGGGATAGAATCTGCTTTGTCTGGTTCACGAGAGAAACTGACCACCATATATCTTGAGAGAAATCCTTGT GCAAAAACTCCCAACTATTCATCCACATTGAAGGAAATGTTTCCAAATCTTGAGCAAATTGATTCAGATATGCTAGCGTGA
- the LOC109767502 gene encoding uncharacterized protein isoform X2, with protein MASRLRSFSRPVAAAFLRSASARSPAASLPRALAPTPRASSLGRQVALARSLQPLHSAISAARLTSRLGAEVARAVSQETGLSVPR; from the exons ATGGCGTCGCGCCTCCGCTCCTTCTCCCGTCCCGTCGCAGCCGCCTTCCTCCGCTCAGCTTCCGCCCGGAGCCCCGCGGCCTCTCTCCCCCGCGCTCTCGCTCCAACCCCAAG GGCTTCTTCCCTGGGGCGGCAGGTGGCGCTGGCACGATCTCTGCAGCCGCTGCACAGCGCAATCTCGGCGGCGAGGCTAACGTCACGGCTTGGGGCAGAGGTGGCCCGGGCAGTGTCGCAGG AAACTGGTCTGAGTGTGCCTCGATAA
- the LOC109767502 gene encoding protein NONRESPONDING TO OXYLIPINS 2, mitochondrial isoform X1: MASRLRSFSRPVAAAFLRSASARSPAASLPRALAPTPRASSLGRQVALARSLQPLHSAISAARLTSRLGAEVARAVSQGTLCSSYPGV; encoded by the exons ATGGCGTCGCGCCTCCGCTCCTTCTCCCGTCCCGTCGCAGCCGCCTTCCTCCGCTCAGCTTCCGCCCGGAGCCCCGCGGCCTCTCTCCCCCGCGCTCTCGCTCCAACCCCAAG GGCTTCTTCCCTGGGGCGGCAGGTGGCGCTGGCACGATCTCTGCAGCCGCTGCACAGCGCAATCTCGGCGGCGAGGCTAACGTCACGGCTTGGGGCAGAGGTGGCCCGGGCAGTGTCGCAGGGTACGCTCTGCAGCTCCTACCCGGGAGTCTGA